The proteins below come from a single Rhizobium sp. BT04 genomic window:
- a CDS encoding MFS transporter — protein sequence MPTSVHAMKTAETAAIPGQKHYLTRGTGAYRRASVALFLSGFSTFSLLYCVQPLLPIFSQQFSVSPAESSLSLSLSTGFLAVAIVCAAAVSEGLGRRSLMSISLVGAALLTIATAFAPNWHLLLVIRALQGLVLGGVPAVAMAYLAEEIDPRGLGATMGLYVGGTAFGGMSGRVLTGIFAEYLTWRPALFLIGAIGLAAAIGFIALLPPSRNFVRRPGFDPRFHAKAWLGHLSNPALPFLFAIAFLAMGSFVTIYNYAGFRLVAPPYGLNQTELGLIFTVYLFGIGASSIGGLLGDRIGHFSVLLFGLALTAVGSALTLFASLPTIILGIIVLTTGFFMSHSIASGLVGRLAHGTKGHASSLYMLAYYVGSSLMGSAGGWFFAVEGWAAVVIFTLVLLALAFVSACFAQHLARRKA from the coding sequence ATGCCAACGTCAGTACATGCAATGAAGACCGCCGAAACAGCCGCGATCCCAGGGCAGAAGCACTACCTGACCCGTGGCACCGGCGCCTATCGCCGCGCCAGCGTGGCGCTCTTCCTTTCCGGCTTTTCCACCTTCTCGCTGCTCTATTGCGTCCAGCCGCTGCTGCCGATCTTTTCGCAGCAATTTTCCGTCAGCCCGGCCGAAAGTTCACTGTCCCTCTCGCTCTCCACCGGTTTCCTGGCGGTCGCCATCGTCTGTGCCGCCGCCGTCTCGGAAGGCCTTGGCCGCCGCAGCCTGATGTCGATATCGCTGGTCGGGGCGGCATTGCTGACCATTGCCACCGCTTTTGCTCCGAATTGGCACCTGCTGCTCGTCATCCGCGCCCTGCAGGGTCTCGTTCTCGGTGGCGTGCCGGCCGTCGCCATGGCCTATCTCGCCGAGGAAATCGATCCGCGCGGCCTCGGCGCCACCATGGGCCTCTATGTCGGCGGCACGGCCTTCGGCGGCATGTCCGGCCGGGTGCTGACGGGCATCTTCGCCGAATATCTCACCTGGCGCCCGGCGCTCTTTCTCATCGGCGCCATCGGCCTTGCCGCCGCAATCGGCTTCATCGCCCTGCTGCCGCCGTCACGCAATTTCGTCCGCCGGCCGGGCTTCGATCCGCGCTTTCATGCAAAAGCCTGGCTCGGCCATCTCAGCAATCCGGCGCTGCCCTTCCTCTTCGCCATCGCCTTCCTGGCGATGGGCTCCTTCGTGACGATCTATAATTATGCCGGTTTCCGCCTGGTGGCGCCGCCTTACGGCCTCAACCAGACCGAACTCGGCCTGATCTTCACCGTCTATCTCTTCGGCATCGGCGCCTCCTCGATCGGCGGCCTGCTCGGAGACCGGATCGGCCACTTTTCCGTGCTTCTTTTCGGTCTCGCGCTGACTGCCGTGGGCAGCGCGCTGACACTCTTCGCCTCGCTGCCGACGATTATCCTCGGTATCATCGTGCTGACGACCGGTTTCTTCATGAGCCATTCCATCGCCAGCGGCCTTGTCGGCAGATTGGCGCATGGCACCAAAGGTCACGCCTCGTCACTCTATATGCTCGCCTATTATGTCGGCTCCAGCCTCATGGGTTCGGCGGGCGGCTGGTTCTTCGCGGTTGAAGGCTGGGCCGCCGTCGTTATCTTCACGCTCGTCCTGCTGGCGCTTGCCTTTGTCTCCGCTTGTTTTGCCCAGCACCTCGCGAGGAGAAAAGCATGA
- a CDS encoding VOC family protein — translation MIRIDRLDHLVLTVADIAISCDFYSRILGMSVETFAEGRKALKFGGQKINLHQAAHEFDPKARQPTPGSGDLCFIAETQLADVIAHLQASGIAIEEGPVERTGATGRLRSVYFRDPDGNLLEVSNLIA, via the coding sequence ATGATCCGCATAGACCGCCTCGATCATCTCGTGCTGACCGTCGCCGATATCGCCATCAGCTGCGATTTCTATTCCCGCATCCTCGGCATGTCGGTCGAAACCTTTGCAGAAGGCCGCAAGGCGCTGAAATTCGGCGGGCAGAAGATCAACCTGCATCAGGCCGCCCACGAATTCGATCCCAAGGCAAGGCAACCCACACCCGGCTCCGGCGACCTCTGCTTCATCGCCGAGACACAGCTTGCCGATGTCATCGCCCATCTGCAGGCCTCAGGCATCGCCATCGAAGAAGGCCCGGTCGAACGCACCGGCGCGACCGGACGTCTGCGCTCGGTCTATTTCAGGGACCCCGACGGCAACCTCCTCGAAGTCTCCAATCTGATTGCCTGA
- a CDS encoding urocanate hydratase: MPKANPRHPKFPIPGGPELRAKGWRQEALLRLLENVLSVGEDPDNLIVYAALGKAARNWAAHRGIVKALIEMEEDQTLLIQSGKPIGLVRTHAKAPLVIMANCNIVGQWAKAEVFYELQRKGLICWGGLTAGAWQYIGSQGVIQGTYEIFMRIAERRFGGDLLGRFVLTAGLGGMGGAQPLAGRMAGAAILCVDIDPERARKRQQIGYLQEIAPDLDTALQMIDAAVKDKRALSVGLVGNAAEVYPEIARRGIVPDIVTDQTSAHDLVYGYVPKGMSLEQVKGLRDDGQGQLMAASRASIVDHVTAMLEFQKRGSEVFDNGNLIRTQAKEGGVANAFDIPIFTEAYLRPLFARAIGPFRWMALSGEESDIARIDDLLLEMFPDNKIITNWIRLAREHVPFEGLPARIAWLGHGERTALARRVNALVASGELKGPVAFSRDHLDAGAMAHPNIMTEGMKDGSDAIADWPLIDAMMLCSSMADLVVIHSGGGGYAGYMTSCGVTVVADGTDAADERLDHALTNDTALGVMRYADAGYEEALDEVAKKDVPYIRLG; this comes from the coding sequence ATGCCGAAGGCCAATCCACGTCATCCGAAATTTCCGATTCCCGGCGGGCCGGAACTGCGCGCCAAGGGCTGGCGGCAGGAGGCGCTGCTGCGGCTGCTCGAAAACGTGCTGTCCGTCGGCGAGGATCCCGACAATCTGATCGTCTACGCCGCGCTTGGCAAGGCGGCCCGCAACTGGGCGGCGCACAGGGGCATCGTCAAGGCGCTGATCGAGATGGAAGAGGACCAGACGCTGCTCATCCAGTCCGGCAAGCCGATCGGCCTCGTTCGAACCCATGCCAAGGCGCCGCTGGTGATCATGGCCAACTGCAATATCGTCGGGCAATGGGCAAAGGCCGAAGTGTTCTACGAGCTGCAGCGCAAGGGGCTGATCTGCTGGGGCGGGCTGACGGCCGGCGCCTGGCAATATATCGGCAGCCAGGGCGTCATCCAGGGTACCTATGAGATCTTCATGCGCATCGCCGAGCGGCGCTTCGGCGGCGATCTCCTCGGCCGCTTCGTGCTGACGGCCGGCCTCGGCGGCATGGGCGGAGCGCAGCCGCTTGCCGGCCGCATGGCAGGGGCTGCGATCCTCTGTGTCGACATCGATCCGGAGCGTGCCCGCAAGCGCCAGCAGATCGGCTATCTCCAGGAAATCGCCCCCGATCTCGACACCGCCCTTCAGATGATCGATGCAGCGGTGAAGGACAAACGGGCGCTTTCCGTCGGCCTCGTCGGCAATGCTGCGGAAGTCTATCCTGAGATCGCCCGCCGCGGCATCGTGCCCGACATCGTCACCGACCAGACCTCGGCGCATGACCTCGTCTATGGCTACGTGCCGAAGGGCATGAGCCTCGAGCAGGTCAAGGGCCTGCGCGACGACGGCCAGGGGCAGTTGATGGCGGCAAGCCGCGCCTCGATCGTAGACCATGTGACGGCGATGCTGGAGTTTCAGAAGCGTGGCTCGGAAGTCTTCGACAACGGCAACCTGATCCGCACGCAGGCCAAAGAGGGCGGCGTTGCCAATGCCTTCGACATTCCGATTTTCACCGAAGCCTATCTCAGGCCGCTGTTTGCCCGGGCGATCGGCCCGTTCCGCTGGATGGCGCTATCTGGCGAGGAGAGCGATATCGCCCGGATCGACGATCTGCTGCTTGAGATGTTCCCTGATAACAAGATCATCACCAACTGGATCCGGCTGGCGCGCGAGCATGTGCCCTTCGAAGGGCTACCGGCGCGCATCGCCTGGCTCGGCCACGGCGAACGCACCGCACTCGCCCGGCGCGTCAATGCGCTGGTTGCGAGCGGCGAACTCAAAGGCCCGGTCGCCTTCTCCCGCGACCATCTCGACGCCGGCGCCATGGCGCATCCGAATATCATGACCGAGGGGATGAAGGACGGCTCCGACGCGATCGCCGACTGGCCGCTGATCGATGCGATGATGCTCTGCTCGTCGATGGCGGATCTCGTCGTCATCCATTCCGGCGGCGGCGGCTATGCCGGCTACATGACGAGCTGCGGCGTCACCGTCGTCGCCGACGGCACGGATGCCGCCGACGAACGGCTCGACCATGCGCTGACCAACGATACGGCGCTTGGCGTCATGCGTTACGCCGATGCCGGTTACGAGGAGGCACTAGATGAGGTGGCGAAGAAGGACGTGCCCTATATCCGGCTTGGTTGA
- a CDS encoding TfoX/Sxy family protein produces MARDRGLEELLREELGDRPGLAEKSMFGGWAFMLNGNLLCGARHDGMLVRLGKGNDGWALALPDVIQMLSGERVMHGWVRGGAEVYGDDALRRRLLDAALAYVGSLPSK; encoded by the coding sequence ATGGCGCGCGACCGGGGTCTCGAAGAACTGCTGCGCGAGGAACTCGGCGATCGGCCGGGCCTTGCCGAGAAATCCATGTTCGGCGGCTGGGCCTTCATGCTGAACGGCAACCTCCTCTGCGGTGCGCGCCATGACGGCATGCTGGTCCGTCTCGGCAAGGGCAATGACGGCTGGGCGCTGGCATTGCCTGATGTGATCCAGATGCTGTCGGGCGAGCGAGTGATGCATGGCTGGGTGCGAGGCGGTGCCGAGGTTTACGGCGACGATGCCCTGAGACGGCGTCTGCTCGATGCGGCGCTCGCCTATGTGGGATCGCTGCCCAGCAAATAA
- a CDS encoding DUF917 domain-containing protein, which translates to MGRILVEKDVEAAVKGGSVYAAGGGGWADHGRMLGLAAVNIGKPELVSIDELKDEDWIATAAAIGAPASTTPWEMQGIDYVKAVQLLQEALGEKLSGLIIGQNGKSSTLNGWLPSAILGTKVVDAVGDIRAHPTGDMGSIGMAGSPEQMIQTAVGGNRAENRYIELVVKGATAKISPVLRAAADQSGGFIASCRNPLRASYVRSHAALGGISMALALGEAIIAAEKRGGSAVIDAICKTTGGHILAEGIITRKDVVYTKEAFDIGTITVGSGGTSVTLHVMNEYMAVDDADGERLATFPAVITTLSPEGEPLSVGQLQEGMHVFILHVPMDIIPLSASVLDPSVYPVVEKAMGIEIARYALAARA; encoded by the coding sequence ATGGGACGCATACTCGTTGAGAAGGACGTGGAAGCTGCCGTCAAGGGCGGCTCGGTCTATGCCGCCGGCGGCGGCGGCTGGGCCGATCACGGACGGATGCTCGGACTTGCCGCCGTCAATATCGGCAAGCCGGAGCTGGTGTCGATCGACGAGCTGAAGGATGAGGATTGGATCGCGACCGCAGCCGCGATCGGCGCGCCGGCTTCGACCACGCCCTGGGAAATGCAGGGCATCGACTATGTGAAGGCGGTGCAATTGCTGCAGGAGGCGCTGGGCGAGAAACTATCCGGGCTGATCATCGGCCAGAACGGCAAATCCTCGACGCTGAACGGCTGGCTGCCATCGGCGATCCTCGGCACCAAGGTGGTCGATGCGGTCGGCGATATCCGCGCACATCCGACAGGCGACATGGGCTCGATCGGCATGGCCGGTTCGCCCGAACAAATGATCCAGACCGCGGTCGGCGGCAACCGGGCGGAGAACCGTTATATCGAACTGGTCGTGAAAGGGGCGACGGCGAAGATCTCGCCGGTGCTGCGCGCCGCCGCCGATCAATCCGGCGGCTTCATCGCCAGCTGCCGCAATCCGCTCCGGGCCTCCTATGTCCGCAGCCATGCCGCACTCGGCGGCATCTCGATGGCGCTTGCGCTCGGCGAGGCGATCATCGCGGCGGAGAAGCGCGGCGGATCAGCCGTCATCGACGCGATCTGCAAGACGACGGGCGGCCATATCCTTGCCGAGGGCATCATTACCCGCAAGGACGTCGTCTACACCAAGGAAGCCTTCGACATCGGCACGATCACAGTCGGCTCGGGCGGAACATCGGTGACGCTGCATGTGATGAACGAATATATGGCGGTGGACGACGCGGATGGTGAGCGACTTGCCACCTTCCCTGCCGTCATCACCACGCTTTCGCCGGAGGGCGAGCCGCTCAGCGTCGGCCAGCTTCAGGAGGGCATGCATGTCTTCATCCTGCATGTGCCGATGGATATCATTCCGCTTTCGGCAAGCGTGCTCGATCCGAGCGTCTATCCCGTCGTCGAAAAGGCGATGGGGATCGAGATCGCCCGCTATGCGCTGGCGGCGAGGGCCTGA
- a CDS encoding Zn-dependent hydrolase, producing MSRNLPVNADRIAADIEALAGITEPGHPWTRRAFSPLFLDGRAYIEARMKAAGLETRIDAAGNLIGRRTGRKPWLGTIMIGSHSDTVPDGGRFDGIAGVISALEVARALTDQGLELDHDLEVVDFLAEEVSIFGVSCIGSRGMTGQLPEAWLSRASDGRDLAEGIAEVGGRPDVLMQQNRPDIAGFLELHIEQGPVLEAEKEDIGIVTAISGITRIEITVEGRADHAGTTPMDRRADALVAASQLVLDIRNAAAELAKTPGHFAATVGEFRIEPNAANVVPSNVVLLIDGRAEIRADMEAFCRWLDGHVEKLATANSVTIKAPNRVSDNLPTPGDAGLLSTLEAACDRVGAKHRRMASGAGHDTAWIAKVAPAAMIFVPCRDGRSHSADEWAENNDIALGAAVLFEAVREMDKSLNQEKANGTHTR from the coding sequence ATGAGCCGCAATCTTCCCGTCAATGCCGACCGGATCGCTGCAGATATCGAGGCGCTGGCCGGGATTACCGAGCCGGGGCATCCCTGGACGCGGCGAGCCTTCTCTCCCCTCTTTCTCGACGGCCGGGCCTATATCGAAGCGCGGATGAAGGCGGCGGGACTGGAAACGCGGATCGATGCCGCCGGCAATCTGATCGGCCGGCGGACAGGCCGAAAACCGTGGCTCGGCACGATCATGATCGGCTCGCATTCCGACACCGTGCCGGACGGCGGCCGCTTTGACGGCATCGCCGGGGTGATCTCGGCGCTGGAGGTGGCGCGCGCATTGACCGACCAGGGTCTGGAGCTCGACCACGATCTCGAAGTCGTCGATTTCCTGGCGGAGGAGGTCAGCATCTTCGGCGTCTCCTGCATCGGCAGCCGCGGCATGACCGGCCAATTGCCGGAGGCCTGGCTTTCGCGCGCCAGCGACGGACGCGATCTGGCCGAAGGCATCGCTGAGGTCGGCGGCAGACCGGATGTGCTGATGCAGCAAAACAGGCCCGATATAGCAGGCTTTCTCGAGCTCCATATCGAACAAGGCCCGGTGCTCGAAGCCGAAAAAGAGGATATCGGCATCGTCACCGCGATCTCCGGCATCACTCGGATCGAGATCACCGTCGAGGGCCGGGCCGACCATGCCGGCACGACGCCGATGGACCGGCGGGCCGACGCCCTGGTGGCGGCTTCGCAGCTGGTGCTCGATATCCGCAATGCCGCCGCCGAGCTTGCCAAAACGCCGGGGCATTTTGCCGCGACGGTCGGCGAATTCCGCATCGAGCCGAATGCCGCCAATGTCGTGCCGTCGAACGTAGTGCTGCTGATCGACGGGCGCGCTGAGATCCGTGCCGATATGGAGGCTTTCTGCCGCTGGCTCGACGGCCACGTCGAAAAGCTGGCGACGGCCAACAGCGTGACGATCAAGGCGCCGAACCGGGTTTCCGACAATCTGCCGACACCCGGCGATGCCGGGCTGCTTTCGACCTTGGAGGCCGCCTGCGACCGTGTCGGCGCCAAACATCGGCGCATGGCCTCCGGCGCGGGGCACGATACGGCCTGGATCGCCAAGGTGGCGCCGGCGGCGATGATCTTCGTGCCGTGCCGGGACGGCCGCAGCCATTCGGCCGACGAGTGGGCCGAGAATAACGATATCGCGCTCGGCGCCGCCGTGCTTTTCGAAGCGGTGCGCGAGATGGACAAGAGCTTGAATCAGGAGAAGGCGAATGGGACGCATACTCGTTGA
- a CDS encoding dihydroorotase family protein has product MDFDLVLQGTVVLPDRILEQGYVAVRDGEIAEVGLGAPPAARERHLLGKALILPGAIDAQVHSLSQKDQEDFIWSTRSAAAGGVTVIVDMPYDEGDLVCSAAAVKRKIDHAGPQARVDFALYGTIDPEEGPARIREMVEAGVAAFKFSTFGTDPKRFPRIPPALLDACFAAIAPTGLTAGVHNEDDEAVRSYIEQVKASGISDWRAHGLSRPPITELLAMHTIFETGAATHCPAHVVHCSLGRGYDIARSYRRDGFAATVECCIHYLTLDEENDVKRLGGKAKINPPVRPRAEVERLWRKVAEGDVWLVSTDHVSWSENRKTNPDMLANASGVPGLEVMVPLFVKGAIERGIPLTWAARLMAENPAKHFRLDHIKGALTPGKDADIVVLEPRDSVYDAAASGNNVVGWSPYNGIRLPWTVSATYLRGEKIAEGAKVLAEPGTGRFVRPLPRQVIAEAEA; this is encoded by the coding sequence ATGGATTTCGATCTCGTTCTGCAGGGCACGGTGGTGCTGCCGGACCGCATTCTCGAGCAGGGCTATGTCGCCGTGCGCGACGGTGAGATCGCCGAGGTCGGCCTCGGGGCGCCGCCGGCGGCGCGCGAACGGCATCTGCTCGGCAAAGCGCTGATCCTGCCCGGTGCGATCGACGCGCAGGTGCATTCGCTTTCGCAGAAGGACCAGGAGGATTTCATCTGGTCGACGCGCTCGGCGGCGGCAGGAGGCGTGACTGTCATCGTCGACATGCCCTATGACGAGGGCGATCTCGTCTGCTCAGCAGCGGCGGTGAAGCGGAAGATCGACCATGCCGGTCCGCAGGCGCGCGTCGACTTTGCGCTTTACGGCACCATCGATCCGGAAGAAGGCCCGGCGCGGATCCGCGAAATGGTGGAGGCAGGTGTCGCCGCCTTCAAATTCTCGACCTTCGGCACCGACCCCAAGCGCTTTCCGCGCATTCCGCCGGCTCTGCTCGACGCCTGTTTTGCGGCAATTGCGCCGACGGGGCTGACGGCGGGCGTGCACAATGAGGACGACGAGGCGGTGCGCAGCTACATCGAGCAGGTGAAGGCAAGCGGCATCAGCGACTGGCGGGCGCACGGCCTGTCGCGGCCGCCGATCACCGAGTTGCTGGCGATGCACACGATCTTCGAGACGGGTGCTGCCACCCACTGCCCGGCGCATGTGGTGCACTGCTCGCTCGGGCGCGGCTACGATATCGCGCGCTCCTATCGCCGCGACGGTTTTGCGGCGACGGTCGAATGCTGCATCCACTACCTGACGCTCGACGAGGAAAACGACGTGAAGCGCCTCGGCGGCAAGGCGAAGATCAATCCGCCGGTGCGGCCGCGCGCCGAGGTGGAGAGGCTCTGGAGGAAGGTGGCGGAGGGCGATGTCTGGCTGGTCTCGACCGATCACGTCAGCTGGTCGGAAAACCGCAAAACCAATCCCGACATGCTCGCCAACGCCTCCGGTGTTCCCGGCCTTGAAGTGATGGTGCCGCTTTTCGTCAAAGGTGCCATCGAGCGCGGCATTCCGCTGACATGGGCCGCCAGGCTGATGGCGGAGAACCCGGCGAAACATTTCCGGCTCGACCATATCAAGGGCGCGCTGACGCCTGGCAAGGATGCCGATATCGTCGTGCTGGAGCCGCGCGATAGCGTCTATGACGCCGCAGCGAGCGGCAACAACGTCGTCGGCTGGAGCCCCTATAACGGCATCCGCCTGCCCTGGACCGTCTCGGCCACTTACCTGCGTGGCGAAAAGATCGCCGAGGGTGCGAAGGTGCTGGCCGAGCCCGGTACCGGGCGCTTCGTGCGGCCGTTGCCGCGCCAAGTCATTGCGGAAGCTGAAGCATGA
- a CDS encoding aromatic amino acid lyase: MKHERLGIELSGQPLGFAEMVTIGAGKAKISASATGMARIAIAREIVEDAIASGMPVYGSTTGVGAMKDVEWSADELDTFNLGLVRAHHFGTGTPFSCNIVRNAMAIRINTALTGQVGCTPELIQAYIRMLEADLIPVVRRTGSIGCADIGLMGQIGAVLTGVGEAIYRGNRMQAAEAFRAAGLEPMRMAPRDSLASLSINAVSFASAAETTRNAAASIRVLLATAMMAAGALGASRDPWKAVRHVGTAREALIGAWLCNASDEWNWPVATHVQDPLSLRMIAQVFGAVIENLLSTGHKILAATGRSDDNPVVVEGRVMTSGGSLPLDVTILLESAALCMAHAARNAFNRCVILGNGQRRDLPVNLVPPGRIATGFGPIIKLAGEIFSRVLSMSNPVSAQSLVVAAGLEDEAAFLPLVIERFDRQMRALKRLAALEALLSAQAIDILGDEPKGVAAMLYAVVRKHAEFYTVDRPLSAEVEAIEEELGSDEFLSKLIEQVPIASFDDFFALGSLQRIEERLPSQEPAIV, translated from the coding sequence ATGAAGCACGAACGCCTTGGCATCGAACTTTCCGGACAACCGCTCGGTTTTGCCGAGATGGTGACGATTGGTGCGGGCAAGGCTAAGATTTCGGCTTCGGCGACAGGCATGGCCCGCATCGCGATCGCCCGCGAGATCGTCGAGGATGCGATTGCCTCCGGCATGCCCGTTTACGGCTCGACGACCGGCGTCGGCGCCATGAAGGATGTGGAGTGGTCGGCCGACGAACTCGACACCTTCAATCTCGGCCTGGTGCGCGCCCATCATTTCGGCACCGGCACCCCCTTTTCCTGCAATATTGTGCGCAATGCCATGGCGATCCGTATCAACACGGCGCTGACCGGGCAGGTCGGCTGCACGCCGGAGCTGATCCAGGCCTATATCAGGATGCTCGAGGCCGATCTCATCCCGGTCGTACGCCGCACCGGCTCGATCGGCTGTGCGGATATCGGCCTGATGGGGCAGATCGGCGCGGTGCTGACCGGCGTCGGCGAAGCGATCTATCGCGGCAACCGGATGCAGGCGGCCGAGGCCTTCCGGGCCGCCGGGCTGGAACCAATGCGGATGGCGCCACGCGACAGCCTCGCCTCGCTCAGCATCAATGCGGTGAGCTTTGCCTCGGCGGCGGAAACGACGCGCAATGCTGCTGCCTCGATCCGCGTCCTGCTGGCAACGGCGATGATGGCGGCCGGCGCGCTCGGCGCGTCCCGCGATCCCTGGAAGGCGGTCCGGCATGTCGGAACGGCGCGCGAAGCGCTGATCGGCGCCTGGCTTTGCAATGCCTCCGACGAATGGAACTGGCCCGTCGCAACACATGTGCAGGATCCGCTCAGCCTGCGCATGATCGCCCAGGTGTTCGGCGCGGTGATCGAAAACCTTTTATCGACCGGCCACAAGATCCTTGCGGCCACCGGGCGCTCGGACGACAATCCCGTCGTCGTCGAAGGCCGGGTGATGACGTCGGGCGGTTCTCTGCCGCTCGATGTGACGATCCTGCTCGAATCGGCCGCGCTCTGCATGGCGCATGCGGCGCGCAACGCCTTCAACCGCTGCGTCATTCTCGGCAACGGCCAGCGGCGCGATCTGCCGGTCAATCTGGTGCCGCCGGGGCGGATCGCCACCGGTTTCGGGCCGATCATCAAACTTGCCGGCGAGATCTTCTCGCGCGTGCTGTCGATGTCGAATCCCGTGTCGGCCCAGTCGCTGGTCGTCGCGGCGGGTCTTGAGGACGAGGCCGCCTTCCTGCCGCTCGTCATCGAACGCTTCGATCGGCAGATGCGGGCGCTGAAGCGCCTCGCAGCCCTCGAGGCGCTGCTGTCGGCCCAGGCGATCGACATTCTCGGCGATGAACCGAAGGGCGTCGCCGCCATGCTCTACGCGGTCGTGCGCAAACATGCCGAATTCTATACCGTGGACCGGCCGCTTTCGGCGGAGGTGGAGGCGATCGAGGAAGAGCTCGGCTCGGACGAGTTCCTCTCGAAGCTGATCGAGCAGGTGCCAATCGCCTCCTTCGACGACTTCTTCGCGCTCGGCTCGCTGCAGCGTATCGAAGAGCGGCTGCCCAGCCAGGAGCCGGCAATAGTCTGA
- the ubiB gene encoding 2-polyprenylphenol 6-hydroxylase: MSTFGAYFRLWRVGWVLVREGVVSALPSEGLPPPIALAKSFVTVFERSKARHQKRSDRLAQAVERLGPSYVKIGQFLATRPDVVGVEFANDLSQLQDRMAFFPSAAAKANIEGSLGRPIGELYASFGDPIAAASIAQVHPAEVDSAEGRKKVAVKIVRPGVRQRFAHDIEAMYLVAHMQERFLASSRRLRPVEVTKTLEQTTKVEMDLRLEAAALSEIAENTEKDPGFRVPKVDWERTGRDVITMEWIDGTRMSDVEGLRAAGHDLNLLADTLIQSFLRHTLRDGFFHADMHPGNLFVDADGMIVAVDMGIVGRLGKKERRFLAEILYGFITRDYIRVAEVHFEAGYVPGHHNVESFAQAIRAIGEPIHGQPAETISMGKLLTLLFEVTELFDMATRPELVMLQKTMVVVEGVSRMLNPRFNMWKASEPVVGDWIRTNLGPKRIATDLKDGLKAAVKLAEAVPEIAAKTEKFHHQLLHMSEHGLRFDAETAEAIGKAEARYNRSARIALWIIALTLVYIAWMLS, encoded by the coding sequence ATGAGCACTTTCGGAGCTTATTTCCGCCTCTGGCGCGTCGGCTGGGTGCTCGTGCGTGAGGGCGTCGTGTCGGCGCTTCCGTCCGAAGGCTTGCCGCCGCCGATCGCGCTTGCCAAATCCTTCGTCACGGTTTTCGAGCGAAGCAAGGCGCGGCATCAGAAGCGCAGCGACCGGTTGGCCCAGGCTGTCGAGCGGCTCGGTCCCTCCTATGTGAAGATCGGGCAGTTCCTGGCGACGCGGCCGGATGTCGTCGGCGTCGAATTCGCCAACGACCTGTCGCAGCTTCAGGACCGCATGGCCTTCTTTCCCTCGGCAGCCGCCAAGGCCAATATCGAAGGCTCGCTCGGACGGCCGATCGGCGAGCTCTATGCGAGCTTCGGCGATCCGATCGCCGCCGCCTCGATCGCGCAGGTGCATCCGGCCGAGGTCGATAGCGCCGAGGGCCGGAAGAAAGTCGCCGTCAAGATCGTGCGGCCCGGCGTGCGCCAGCGCTTTGCCCATGACATCGAGGCGATGTATCTCGTTGCCCATATGCAGGAGCGTTTCCTGGCGTCCAGCCGGCGGCTGCGCCCGGTCGAGGTGACGAAGACGCTGGAGCAGACAACCAAGGTGGAGATGGATCTTCGCCTGGAGGCAGCCGCCCTTTCCGAGATCGCCGAGAATACCGAAAAGGATCCCGGCTTCCGCGTGCCGAAAGTCGACTGGGAGCGCACCGGGCGCGACGTCATCACCATGGAGTGGATCGACGGCACGAGGATGTCCGATGTCGAGGGCCTGCGCGCGGCCGGCCACGATCTCAACCTGCTTGCCGATACGCTGATCCAGTCGTTCCTGCGCCACACGCTGCGCGACGGCTTCTTCCATGCCGACATGCATCCGGGCAACCTCTTCGTCGATGCGGACGGGATGATCGTCGCCGTCGACATGGGCATCGTCGGGCGGCTGGGCAAGAAGGAGCGGCGGTTCCTCGCCGAAATCCTCTATGGCTTCATCACCCGTGACTATATCCGCGTCGCCGAGGTGCATTTCGAGGCCGGCTATGTGCCCGGCCACCACAATGTCGAGAGCTTCGCCCAGGCGATCCGGGCGATCGGCGAGCCGATCCATGGACAGCCGGCCGAGACGATCTCGATGGGCAAGCTGCTGACATTGCTGTTCGAAGTGACCGAACTCTTCGACATGGCGACGCGGCCGGAGCTAGTGATGCTGCAGAAGACCATGGTCGTGGTCGAAGGCGTGTCGCGCATGCTCAATCCGCGCTTCAACATGTGGAAGGCATCCGAGCCCGTCGTCGGTGACTGGATCCGCACCAATCTCGGGCCGAAGCGGATCGCCACGGATCTCAAGGATGGGCTGAAGGCGGCGGTAAAGCTCGCCGAAGCCGTGCCCGAAATCGCAGCGAAGACCGAAAAATTCCACCATCAGCTTCTGCATATGAGCGAGCACGGGCTGCGCTTCGACGCTGAGACGGCGGAGGCGATCGGCAAGGCCGAAGCGCGGTACAACCGCTCGGCCAGGATCGCGCTTTGGATCATCGCATTGACGCTTGTCTATATTGCCTGGATGCTGAGCTGA